A region from the Mycolicibacterium litorale genome encodes:
- the mftD gene encoding pre-mycofactocin synthase MftD (MftD, an enzyme found in the mycofactocin biosynthesis locus, performs an oxidative deamination of 3-amino-5-[(p-hydroxyphenyl)methyl]-4,4-dimethyl-2-pyrrolidinone (AHDP). The resulting compound, now called pre-mycofactocin (PMFT), is a biologically active redox cofactor that can oxidize the non-exchangeable NADH of TIGR03971 family SDR-type oxidoreductases.): protein MARDTWFETVAIAQQRAKKRLPKSVYSSLISASEKGVTVSDNVESFAELGFAPHVVGAAQKRDLATTVMGQEISMPVMISPTGVQAVDPDGEVAVARAAAARGTAMGLSSFASKPIEEVIAANPKLFFQIYWLGGREAILERAQRAKEAGAVGLIATTDWSFSHGRDWGSPKIPEQMNLKTMVKMSPEVLTKPRWLWSFGKTMSPPDLRVPNQARRGEPGPPFFQAYGEWMGTPPPTWEDIAWLREQWDGPFMLKGIVRVDDAKRAVDAGVSAISVSNHGGNNLDGTPAAIRCLPAIADAVGDQVEVLLDGGIRRGSDVVKALALGARAVMIGRAYLWGLAANGQAGVENVLDILRGGIDSALMGLGRASIHDLVPDDILVPPGFTRTLGMPAGGQG from the coding sequence GTGGCCCGCGATACGTGGTTCGAAACCGTCGCCATCGCCCAGCAGCGGGCGAAGAAACGCCTGCCCAAGTCGGTGTACTCCTCGCTGATCTCCGCCAGTGAGAAGGGTGTGACGGTCTCCGACAACGTGGAGTCCTTCGCCGAACTCGGCTTCGCCCCGCATGTCGTGGGTGCCGCGCAGAAGCGGGACCTCGCGACAACCGTGATGGGACAAGAGATCTCGATGCCGGTCATGATCTCGCCGACCGGTGTGCAGGCCGTCGACCCGGACGGGGAGGTCGCGGTCGCCCGCGCGGCCGCCGCCCGCGGAACGGCGATGGGGCTGTCCTCGTTCGCCAGCAAGCCGATCGAAGAGGTGATCGCCGCCAACCCCAAACTGTTCTTCCAGATCTACTGGCTGGGCGGCCGAGAGGCGATCCTCGAGCGGGCGCAGCGCGCCAAGGAAGCCGGTGCGGTCGGCCTCATCGCCACCACCGACTGGAGTTTCTCGCACGGTCGCGACTGGGGCAGCCCGAAGATCCCCGAGCAGATGAACCTCAAGACGATGGTGAAGATGTCGCCCGAGGTGCTGACGAAGCCGCGCTGGCTGTGGAGTTTCGGCAAGACGATGAGCCCGCCTGATCTGCGCGTACCGAACCAGGCCCGCCGCGGTGAGCCCGGCCCGCCGTTCTTCCAGGCCTACGGCGAATGGATGGGGACTCCGCCGCCGACCTGGGAGGACATCGCGTGGTTGCGCGAGCAGTGGGACGGACCCTTCATGCTCAAGGGCATCGTGCGGGTGGACGACGCCAAACGCGCTGTCGATGCCGGGGTTTCGGCCATCTCGGTGTCCAACCACGGTGGTAACAACCTCGACGGCACGCCGGCGGCCATCCGCTGCCTGCCCGCCATCGCCGATGCGGTCGGTGACCAGGTCGAGGTGCTCCTCGACGGCGGTATACGCCGCGGCAGCGACGTCGTCAAGGCGCTGGCCCTGGGTGCTCGCGCGGTCATGATCGGCCGGGCCTATCTGTGGGGGCTCGCCGCCAACGGGCAGGCCGGTGTCGAGAACGTCCTCGACATCCTGCGCGGCGGGATCGACTCGGCCCTGATGGGGCTCGGCCGCGCCTCGATCCACGATCTGGTGCCCGACGACATCCTGGTGCCGCCGGGGTTCACCCGTACCCTCGGTATGCCCGCAGGTGGCCAAGGCTGA
- the mftE gene encoding mycofactocin biosynthesis peptidyl-dipeptidase MftE, with the protein MNSAYHRRVAFPSELGNSTSRQLRSTSATLIVPVGSTEQHGPHLPLDTDTRIATAVAREVARSLTPAWSLAPAVGYGASGEHESFPGTISIGTAALRLLLVEFGRSATNWASRVVFLNGHGGNTEALAGATALLRYEDRDVAWCACLAKDSDAHAGHTETSVLLHISPDDVHTDHWQRGNTAPLRELMPRLRQGGVAAVSDVGVLGDPTTATRDEGARLFDEMVQQCADRIAHWAPDRNGMLR; encoded by the coding sequence GTGAATTCGGCTTACCATCGGCGGGTGGCTTTTCCCAGCGAGCTTGGGAACTCGACGTCGAGGCAGCTGCGCAGCACATCGGCGACGTTGATTGTTCCCGTAGGTTCCACCGAACAACATGGACCCCACCTGCCGCTGGACACCGACACCCGCATCGCCACCGCGGTGGCCCGGGAGGTTGCGCGCTCGCTGACCCCGGCGTGGTCGCTGGCGCCGGCCGTCGGCTACGGCGCCAGCGGTGAGCACGAGAGTTTCCCCGGCACGATCTCGATCGGCACCGCGGCCCTGCGGCTGCTGCTGGTGGAGTTCGGCAGGTCCGCCACCAACTGGGCATCGCGCGTGGTGTTCCTCAACGGTCACGGCGGCAACACCGAGGCGCTGGCCGGCGCGACCGCGCTGCTGCGCTACGAGGACCGCGACGTCGCCTGGTGCGCATGCCTCGCGAAGGACTCCGATGCGCATGCGGGCCACACCGAAACGTCCGTACTGCTGCACATCTCGCCGGACGACGTCCACACCGACCACTGGCAGCGCGGTAACACCGCACCGTTGCGTGAGCTGATGCCCCGACTGCGTCAGGGCGGTGTGGCCGCGGTCAGTGACGTCGGTGTGCTCGGTGATCCCACCACCGCGACCCGCGACGAGGGCGCGCGGCTCTTCGACGAGATGGTCCAGCAGTGCGCGGACCGCATCGCGCACTGGGCGCCGGACCGCAACGGGATGCTGCGATGA
- the mftF gene encoding mycofactocin biosynthesis glycosyltransferase MftF (Members of this protein family, MftF, are glycosyltransferases, members of PF00535 (glycosyl transferase family 2). The encoding gene is found as part of the mycofactocin cassette, in Mycobacterium tuberculosis, many other Actinobacteria, and occasional members of other lineages. Mycofactocin itself, a putative redox carrier, is a heavily modified derivative of the C-terminal Val-Tyr dipeptide of the mycofactocin precursor MftA (TIGR03969).), producing MTGPRLPDGFAVQVDRRVKVLGEGAALLGGSPTRLLRLAPAAQTMLSGGRLEVHDAQSAQLARTLLDATVAHPRPAGGPSHRDVTIVIPVRDNLFKLQRLLGSLRGLRVIVVDDGSAQPVEPSDFAGVHCDVHLIRHEFSRGPAAARNTGAAASSTDFVAFLDSDVVPRRGWLEALLGHFCDPAVALVAPRIVGMRTADNPVARYEAVRSSLDLGLREAPVVPYGPVSYVPSAAIICRRRALEDVGGFDETLRSGEDVDLCWRLVEAGARLRYEPIALVAHDHRTDLGEWFQRKAFYGESAAPLSVRHPGKTAPLVISGWTLVVWVLMAMGSCLGYVASMIAAGLTARRVANSLRTVETQPRQVAAIAAGGLWSAALQLASAICRHYWPIALLAAVLSRRCRQAVLVAAVVDGVADWAARRGNTDDDTKQVGLLTYLLLRRLDDIAYGLGLWTGVVRERHLGALKPQIRT from the coding sequence ATGACCGGACCCAGGCTTCCCGACGGCTTCGCTGTGCAGGTCGACCGGCGCGTCAAGGTCCTCGGTGAAGGCGCCGCCCTGCTCGGCGGCTCGCCGACCCGGCTGTTGCGGCTCGCGCCGGCCGCCCAGACCATGCTCAGCGGCGGCCGCCTCGAGGTCCACGACGCCCAGAGCGCGCAACTGGCGCGCACGTTGCTCGACGCCACGGTCGCCCATCCGCGGCCGGCGGGCGGACCGTCGCACCGCGACGTGACGATCGTGATCCCGGTGCGCGACAACCTCTTCAAGTTGCAGCGGCTCCTCGGCTCGTTGCGCGGCCTTCGGGTGATCGTCGTGGACGACGGCTCGGCGCAACCCGTCGAGCCGAGTGACTTCGCCGGCGTGCACTGCGACGTACACCTCATCCGGCACGAGTTCAGCAGGGGGCCGGCGGCTGCCCGCAACACCGGCGCCGCGGCCAGCTCCACCGACTTCGTCGCGTTCCTCGACTCCGACGTCGTGCCGCGCCGCGGCTGGCTCGAGGCGTTGCTGGGCCATTTCTGCGATCCGGCGGTGGCGCTGGTGGCGCCGCGCATCGTCGGGATGCGCACCGCCGACAACCCGGTGGCCCGTTACGAGGCGGTGCGCTCGTCGCTCGACCTCGGGTTGCGGGAGGCGCCGGTGGTCCCGTACGGCCCGGTCTCCTACGTGCCGAGTGCGGCGATCATCTGCCGACGGCGGGCGCTCGAAGACGTCGGCGGATTCGACGAGACGCTCCGGTCGGGCGAGGACGTCGACCTGTGCTGGCGGCTCGTGGAGGCCGGTGCGCGGCTGCGCTACGAGCCGATCGCCCTGGTGGCCCACGACCACCGCACCGACCTGGGGGAGTGGTTCCAGCGCAAGGCGTTCTACGGCGAGTCCGCGGCGCCGCTGTCGGTCCGGCATCCGGGCAAGACCGCGCCTCTGGTGATCTCGGGCTGGACGCTGGTCGTCTGGGTGCTGATGGCGATGGGCAGCTGCCTCGGGTACGTGGCGTCGATGATCGCCGCGGGCCTGACCGCGCGGCGGGTCGCCAACTCGCTGCGCACCGTGGAGACCCAACCGCGGCAGGTCGCCGCGATCGCCGCGGGGGGATTGTGGTCTGCGGCGCTGCAATTGGCGTCGGCCATCTGCCGGCACTACTGGCCGATCGCGCTGCTGGCGGCCGTCCTGTCGCGCCGCTGCCGGCAGGCGGTATTGGTCGCCGCGGTGGTCGACGGCGTGGCCGACTGGGCGGCCCGGCGCGGCAACACCGACGATGACACCAAACAGGTGGGGCTGCTCACCTACCTGCTGTTGCGCCGGCTCGACGACATCGCCTACGGGCTGGGGCTGTGGACCGGAGTGGTCCGTGAGCGGCACCTCGGTGCGCTCAAACCACAGATCCGGACGTGA
- the mftG gene encoding mycofactocin system GMC family oxidoreductase MftG, protein MIADAHVDVLIVGAGSAGSVLAERLSADPSCRVTVVEAGPAPSDPRVAQQIDNGLRLPIGAASSVVRHYITTLTDAPPRRSQITRGAVVGGSGAVNGGYFCRGLPADFDGWRIPGWAWRDVLPHFRAIETDVDFRGPLHGADGPIKVRRVRDFDGCTASFVAATRDAGFPWVEDLSGLDTDSPAAGVGAVPLNIDSGTRTGPGGAFLQPALERGNVELLSDTRVSAIRITGGRATAVECAGPAGRHTVTADRIVLCAGAIGSAQLLMVSGIGPSDRLRELGIRVRADLPVGASTSDHPEWVIPVGWTPTHDLPPLEAVLLTESGIEIRPYTTGFAAMVHGPGHDPADRPHIGVALMRPRSRGRVTLASADPLVPPVIEHRYDSEPADVADLAAGAELAYEIARGIVESDEPSWSTSQHLAGTTPMGNDDDPRAVLDEQCRVRGIDGLWVVDGSVMPALTSRGPHATIAMIGHRAAEFIAG, encoded by the coding sequence TTGATCGCAGATGCACACGTCGACGTTCTGATCGTCGGTGCCGGAAGCGCCGGATCGGTGTTGGCCGAACGGCTTTCCGCCGACCCCAGCTGCCGGGTGACCGTGGTGGAAGCGGGCCCCGCGCCGTCGGACCCGCGGGTGGCACAGCAGATCGACAACGGGCTGCGGTTGCCCATCGGCGCTGCCAGCTCAGTGGTGCGGCACTACATCACGACGCTCACCGACGCACCGCCCCGCCGCAGCCAGATCACCCGCGGTGCCGTCGTCGGCGGCTCGGGGGCGGTCAACGGCGGATACTTCTGCCGTGGTCTGCCCGCCGATTTCGACGGGTGGCGGATCCCCGGGTGGGCGTGGCGCGATGTGCTGCCGCACTTCAGGGCCATCGAGACCGATGTGGATTTCCGGGGACCGCTGCACGGGGCGGACGGCCCCATCAAGGTGCGCCGCGTGCGCGACTTCGACGGCTGTACGGCCTCGTTCGTCGCCGCCACACGCGATGCGGGCTTCCCGTGGGTCGAGGACCTCAGCGGGCTGGACACGGATTCTCCTGCCGCGGGCGTGGGCGCGGTGCCGTTGAACATCGACAGCGGCACGCGCACCGGGCCGGGTGGCGCCTTCCTGCAACCGGCGCTGGAACGCGGCAACGTCGAGTTGCTGTCCGACACCCGGGTCTCGGCCATCCGGATCACGGGGGGTCGTGCCACCGCGGTGGAGTGCGCCGGACCCGCCGGCCGTCATACCGTCACCGCCGACCGGATCGTGTTGTGTGCCGGTGCGATCGGCAGCGCGCAGCTGCTGATGGTGTCGGGCATCGGGCCGTCGGATCGCTTGCGTGAGTTGGGGATTCGAGTGCGAGCGGATCTGCCCGTCGGCGCCTCCACGTCCGACCATCCCGAATGGGTGATCCCGGTGGGTTGGACGCCGACCCACGATCTGCCGCCCTTGGAGGCGGTCCTGCTGACCGAGTCTGGAATCGAGATACGCCCGTACACAACCGGATTCGCTGCGATGGTGCACGGTCCCGGGCACGACCCGGCGGATCGGCCGCACATCGGTGTCGCGTTGATGCGCCCGCGGTCGCGGGGGAGGGTGACCCTGGCGTCCGCCGATCCGCTGGTGCCACCGGTGATCGAGCACCGTTACGACAGTGAGCCCGCCGATGTGGCCGACCTCGCAGCGGGAGCGGAGCTGGCGTACGAGATCGCCCGGGGCATCGTGGAATCCGACGAGCCCTCATGGTCGACGTCACAGCATCTGGCCGGTACGACGCCGATGGGGAACGACGACGATCCCCGGGCGGTGCTCGACGAACAGTGCCGGGTCCGTGGCATCGACGGCCTGTGGGTGGTCGACGGTTCGGTGATGCCCGCGCTCACCAGTCGCGGCCCGCACGCCACGATCGCGATGATCGGGCACCGCGCCGCGGAGTTCATCGCGGGGTGA
- a CDS encoding aspartate/glutamate racemase family protein, whose translation MRLLLVNPNTTASMTSAIAAGAAAAARPTTVVEAANPDRGPASIESDDDEHRCVPYLLDVLRHAGERTKDRPDAYVIACFGDPGLEGARALLDAPVLGIAQAAMHAATLLAGTFSVVTSMSATVPRGWQLAKSYTPHACLGVYACDIPVLRIDADPHTIEPIADLCEHALRTDGSRSIVLGCAAMARFAQPLSRRLGVPIIDGVVAATRLAEALAPLTPR comes from the coding sequence GTGCGGTTGCTCCTGGTCAATCCCAACACGACGGCGTCGATGACCAGCGCCATCGCCGCGGGCGCGGCAGCGGCGGCCCGGCCCACCACGGTCGTCGAGGCGGCCAACCCGGACCGCGGACCGGCCAGCATCGAGAGCGACGACGACGAACATCGTTGTGTGCCATACCTTCTGGACGTCCTGCGGCACGCGGGTGAGCGGACGAAGGACCGCCCTGACGCCTACGTGATCGCCTGTTTCGGCGATCCCGGCCTCGAGGGGGCGCGGGCGCTTCTCGACGCGCCGGTCCTCGGCATCGCGCAGGCCGCCATGCACGCCGCCACCCTGCTCGCCGGCACCTTCTCGGTGGTGACGTCGATGTCGGCGACGGTGCCGCGCGGTTGGCAGCTCGCCAAGTCCTACACGCCCCATGCATGTCTTGGCGTGTACGCCTGCGACATCCCGGTGCTGCGGATCGACGCCGACCCACACACCATCGAACCGATCGCCGACCTGTGCGAGCACGCGTTGCGAACCGACGGCAGCCGTTCGATCGTGCTGGGCTGCGCCGCGATGGCCCGTTTCGCCCAACCGCTGAGCCGGCGGCTGGGCGTACCGATAATCGACGGAGTGGTGGCCGCGACCCGGCTGGCCGAGGCGCTGGCGCCGCTCACCCCGCGATGA
- a CDS encoding MFS transporter, translating to MVDTLARPERPSDSAIGGMSTRARHWLLTVACLDVLTVIASMVALNAALPDIALQTSATQSQLTWVVDGYTLALACLLLPAGAIGDRYGRRGALLTGLVIFGLASFAPVIFDDPVQIIVARAVAGAGAAFIMPATLSLLTAAYPKAERNKAVGIWAGVAGSGAVVGFLGTGTLLHFFEWQSVFWALTAASVGLLILTCTIRSSRDEHRTPIDWIGGALIATAVAVFVFGVIEAPAQGWLDPLVWGSMVAGVVLTVAFALVQLHRTHPLLDIRLFKRPDFATGAIGITCLFAANFGFFFVVMQYMQLVLGYTALQTAFALVPLAIPVLVLGATTHLWSPRIGLRAAVVSGLVLIAAGLLCMRTLEVDSSFFDLAWPLLIISAGIGMCTAPTTSAIMNAAPDDKQGVASAVNDTTREVGAAVGIAAAGSVLAAQYEHLLAPALGAFPEQVRGPALESLAQALEVAARMGPAGQVLSLEAQRAFLSAMDLSMTVLSVALLVAGVFIGLWSPGRDGRQLRALRRGLARPRARRVRGHRNP from the coding sequence ATGGTCGACACTCTCGCCCGGCCCGAACGACCCTCGGACTCCGCGATCGGTGGCATGTCCACCCGCGCCCGCCACTGGCTTCTGACGGTCGCCTGCCTCGACGTGCTCACGGTCATCGCGTCGATGGTGGCGCTCAACGCGGCACTGCCCGACATCGCGCTGCAGACGTCGGCGACCCAGAGCCAGCTCACCTGGGTGGTCGACGGCTACACCCTGGCGCTGGCCTGTCTGCTCCTACCCGCGGGTGCCATCGGTGACCGCTACGGCAGGCGCGGCGCACTGCTGACCGGTCTGGTGATCTTCGGGCTGGCGTCGTTCGCGCCGGTGATCTTCGACGATCCCGTGCAGATCATCGTCGCCAGGGCGGTGGCGGGGGCGGGAGCGGCGTTCATCATGCCGGCCACCCTGTCGCTGCTGACCGCCGCGTATCCGAAGGCCGAGCGCAACAAGGCCGTCGGCATCTGGGCCGGCGTCGCGGGCTCCGGCGCGGTGGTCGGATTCCTCGGCACCGGCACGCTGCTGCACTTCTTCGAGTGGCAGTCGGTGTTCTGGGCGCTCACCGCGGCCAGCGTGGGGCTGCTGATCCTCACCTGCACGATCCGCTCGTCGCGCGACGAGCACCGCACCCCCATCGACTGGATCGGCGGCGCACTCATCGCCACGGCGGTGGCGGTCTTCGTCTTCGGGGTCATCGAGGCCCCGGCACAGGGCTGGCTCGACCCGCTGGTGTGGGGCTCCATGGTCGCCGGGGTGGTGCTGACGGTGGCGTTCGCGCTGGTGCAACTGCACCGCACGCATCCGCTGCTCGACATCCGGCTGTTCAAACGCCCGGACTTCGCGACCGGCGCCATCGGCATCACGTGTCTGTTCGCCGCGAACTTCGGGTTCTTCTTCGTCGTCATGCAGTACATGCAGCTGGTGCTGGGCTACACCGCCTTGCAGACGGCCTTCGCCCTCGTGCCACTGGCCATTCCGGTGCTCGTACTCGGCGCCACCACCCATCTGTGGTCGCCGCGGATCGGTCTGCGGGCCGCCGTGGTGAGCGGGCTGGTCCTGATCGCCGCGGGCCTGCTGTGTATGCGGACGCTCGAGGTCGACTCGTCGTTCTTCGACCTGGCGTGGCCGCTGCTGATCATCAGCGCGGGCATCGGGATGTGCACGGCGCCAACCACTTCGGCGATCATGAATGCCGCGCCCGACGACAAGCAGGGGGTGGCCTCGGCGGTCAACGACACCACCCGCGAGGTGGGCGCGGCAGTGGGCATCGCCGCGGCCGGGTCCGTCCTGGCCGCCCAGTACGAACATCTGCTGGCGCCGGCGCTGGGCGCCTTCCCCGAACAGGTCCGTGGCCCTGCACTCGAATCGCTGGCCCAGGCACTCGAGGTCGCCGCGCGGATGGGCCCGGCGGGGCAGGTGCTGTCCCTCGAAGCCCAGCGGGCGTTCCTGTCGGCCATGGACCTGTCCATGACGGTGCTGTCGGTGGCTCTGCTCGTCGCGGGTGTGTTCATCGGCCTGTGGTCTCCGGGGCGCGACGGACGCCAACTCCGCGCGCTACGCCGCGGCCTGGCCCGACCCCGGGCCCGCCGGGTCCGCGGCCACCGCAACCCGTAG
- a CDS encoding TetR/AcrR family transcriptional regulator has protein sequence MTDVNGDPRPARSRARLLDAATALLRSGGPSAVTIDAVTRTSNVARATLYRHFGSANDLLAAAFQSLLQPAPMPPLEGTLREQLLAVVVGWSDAISEVPTTLAAMTWLASGPDLGPWAQARDADTGSPVASLRERIMQSYAAPFDAIFDGPKAAELDLAEADRIQAIALLIGPLILGRLSTLADFDYHACAEAAVDGFLATHGRRRGVSAPSIESAGA, from the coding sequence ATGACCGACGTCAATGGTGACCCCCGCCCGGCGCGCTCGCGGGCCCGCCTGCTCGACGCCGCGACGGCGCTGCTGCGATCCGGTGGCCCCAGCGCGGTGACGATCGACGCCGTGACCCGCACCTCGAACGTCGCCCGCGCCACGCTCTACCGGCATTTCGGCAGCGCGAACGATCTGCTGGCCGCCGCCTTCCAGAGCCTGCTGCAGCCGGCGCCCATGCCGCCGCTCGAAGGCACGCTGCGTGAGCAGCTCCTCGCCGTGGTGGTCGGCTGGTCGGATGCGATCTCCGAGGTGCCGACCACGCTGGCCGCCATGACCTGGCTGGCGTCCGGACCCGATCTCGGGCCGTGGGCGCAGGCCCGCGACGCCGACACCGGCAGTCCCGTCGCGTCGCTGCGGGAGCGGATCATGCAGTCCTACGCGGCTCCGTTCGACGCCATCTTCGACGGGCCGAAAGCCGCCGAACTCGATCTGGCCGAAGCCGACCGCATCCAGGCCATCGCCCTGCTGATCGGCCCGCTGATCCTCGGCCGCCTGAGCACGCTGGCCGACTTCGACTATCACGCCTGCGCCGAGGCGGCCGTGGACGGCTTCCTGGCCACCCACGGCCGGCGGCGGGGGGTCAGCGCACCGAGTATCGAATCGGCAGGTGCTTGA
- a CDS encoding cytochrome P450 → MSTPTVDQESQEAAKVLADPTAYADDRRLHAALSRLRATNPVAWVDNPPYRPFWAITKHEDIMAIERANDLFLSEPRPLLATAQADDLAKAQLEAGMGLRTLIHMDDPHHRKVRAIGADWFRPKAMRALKVRVDELAKRYVDRMRDIGPECDFVTEIAVNFPLYVIMSLLGLPEEDFGRMHTLTQEMFGGDDDEYKRGTTPEEQMAVLLDFFAYFSQLTASRRANPTDDLASAIANGRIDGEPLSDVDTASYYVIVASAGHDTTKDAISGGLHALIENPGELQRLKDDPSLMGTAVEEMIRWSTPVKEFMRTAAEDTTVRGVPIAQGESVYLAYVSGNRDEEVFDEPFRFDVARDPNKHLSFGYGVHFCLGAALARMEMNSLFTELLPRLDGIELAGTPELSATTFVGGLKHLPIRYSVR, encoded by the coding sequence ATGAGCACGCCGACCGTCGATCAGGAGTCGCAAGAAGCCGCCAAGGTGCTGGCCGATCCCACGGCCTACGCCGACGACCGGCGGCTGCATGCGGCATTGAGCCGCCTGCGGGCGACCAACCCGGTGGCGTGGGTGGACAACCCGCCGTACCGGCCGTTCTGGGCGATCACCAAGCACGAAGACATCATGGCGATCGAGCGGGCGAACGACCTCTTCCTGTCGGAGCCGCGGCCACTGCTGGCCACCGCGCAGGCCGACGATCTCGCCAAGGCGCAGCTCGAGGCGGGAATGGGTCTGCGCACGCTGATCCACATGGACGATCCGCACCACCGCAAGGTGCGCGCGATCGGCGCGGACTGGTTCCGCCCCAAGGCGATGCGCGCCCTGAAGGTGCGCGTCGACGAACTCGCCAAGCGCTACGTCGACCGGATGCGTGACATCGGCCCCGAATGCGACTTCGTCACCGAGATCGCGGTCAACTTCCCGCTCTACGTGATCATGTCGCTGCTGGGCCTGCCCGAAGAGGACTTCGGCCGGATGCACACGCTGACCCAGGAGATGTTCGGCGGCGACGACGACGAGTACAAACGCGGCACCACGCCCGAGGAACAGATGGCGGTGCTGCTCGACTTCTTCGCCTACTTCTCGCAGCTGACCGCGTCGCGGCGGGCCAACCCCACCGACGACCTGGCCTCGGCGATCGCCAACGGGCGCATCGACGGTGAGCCGCTGTCCGACGTCGACACGGCCTCCTACTACGTGATCGTCGCCAGCGCCGGCCACGACACCACCAAGGATGCGATCTCCGGCGGGCTGCACGCCCTCATCGAGAACCCCGGTGAACTCCAGCGGCTCAAGGACGATCCGAGCCTGATGGGCACCGCGGTGGAGGAGATGATCCGGTGGTCCACCCCGGTCAAGGAGTTCATGCGCACCGCCGCAGAGGACACCACGGTGCGCGGCGTGCCGATCGCTCAGGGCGAATCCGTCTACCTCGCCTATGTTTCGGGCAACCGGGACGAGGAGGTCTTCGACGAGCCCTTCCGCTTCGACGTGGCGCGCGACCCCAACAAACACCTGTCCTTCGGGTACGGCGTGCACTTCTGCCTCGGCGCCGCCCTCGCGCGAATGGAGATGAACAGCCTGTTCACCGAGCTCCTGCCGCGGCTGGACGGCATCGAGCTGGCGGGCACACCGGAGCTGTCGGCGACCACCTTCGTCGGCGGCCTCAAGCACCTGCCGATTCGATACTCGGTGCGCTGA